DNA sequence from the Vicia villosa cultivar HV-30 ecotype Madison, WI linkage group LG3, Vvil1.0, whole genome shotgun sequence genome:
GAAAACTTCCAAACAGATGCTTGCCCAAAGGTTGGCTGTACTTTAGCTCTCAAAGCCATTTTCTTCTCCAACAACATGTCAAGCTCGTCAGGATAAACCATGGGATCATCTTCACCATtctaaagttgaaaaagaatgtTAGAAACCATATATTATACTATTTTACAAAGAAACTAAATTATTAACATACCTCTAACATTGATTTATGCATGCTATCAGCAGATTGTCCTATAATCTGCTCACAGTCGGCATCCCAAAATACAAACCGGAACTTTGATTCACCGTCATAAACATATATATCAACTTTGTACCTATTACATAAATACATACAGGTATAATTGAGTGATCTTAGACAAAAAGGATTAAAAGGTCATAAATAGAAATAATGTCATCTTAACAACCTTGGTATGGGTTTGTGAACATTTTCGCCACACACACACTGGTATGGATTGTTCAAATCAGTAGCCTTCACAGAGCACTTTGTGCATCCATAGTAAAACCAACCATGCTTGGATACATAAAATTTCGTGGTAGTTCCAACAGTAACACATAACATgtcctaaaaataaaaataaaagcattacaaatacaTATAGATAATTGTTAACAACTTGAAAAACCATTTACGAATTTCTGAGTTATACTTGTTTGATTTTGCAGAATTGACTCAAAGGAATGCACTTTGCCTTATGAACAAATTTTTCAAGTGTTGTAAACTGAGATCCACCAGACCAAAGAGACATGGATTTGGCAGATTGCGAAGGCTTTTGGGATTGCTCATTTGCAGGCAACCTGGGAATATTATAATAAATCCATGCTATAATTTGGAATCAACATGAaaaactaattgaaataaaagaCTGCCTAATGTTAATACTTTgacaaaaactcagaaatctCCTGGATGTCTTCGTTGATTAGCAGCTTTGAACCACTCCATGCATTGGATATTGATTGaacaaaaaaaaagtttacaACATTGTTGAAAAAATGTGATAAGGCAACagcag
Encoded proteins:
- the LOC131659508 gene encoding uncharacterized protein LOC131659508 is translated as MSLWSGGSQFTTLEKFVHKAKCIPLSQFCKIKQDMLCVTVGTTTKFYVSKHGWFYYGCTKCSVKATDLNNPYQCVCGENVHKPIPRYKVDIYVYDGESKFRFVFWDADCEQIIGQSADSMHKSMLENGEDDPMVYPDELDMLLEKKMALRAKVQPTFGQASVWKFSYDEEFVSQIEKDYIADEAHSLPPIQNAVADHVDTSMESFSAFGENDPEKSLANTPSKSVSHGVDAEESDCQLLGLTQYSGTKPPKKVKIEPNA